The genomic interval CGTTTGAGGCCTGGCTGCAGGAACAGGGCGAACACAGATCGCAATAAATGGTCAAAAACGGTTCTGGCGCTTACCCAACAAGCGCCAACAGCTATATTACTTATAGCAAATTTCGAAGATGAACCGGTAGGCAACTCCTCAGGCTCGCGCATGGAACCTGTCGCCCATGCGACTTGCCATTGGTGGTTGTACTCCATGCGCTTGTTACCAAGTGCTGCTATATTGCACTGCAACATAACGGAGTTTCGCCCATGCTGTATCACATCTACGAAACCCAGCGCTCCCTGATGGAGCCCTTCACCGATTTCGCCCAGGCTGCTGCCAAGCTGTTCAGCAACCCGCTGTCCCCTTTCAGCGAGACGCCGCTCGCACAGCGCATGTCCGCCGGCTACGAGCTGCTGTACCGGCTCGGCAAGGACTATGAAAAGCCCGCTTTTGGCATCCACTCGGTGGATGTGGATGGTGTCGGCGTGGCAGTGCATGAGCGCATCGAAGTGGACAAACCATTTTGCGAATTGCGCCGCTTCAAGCGCTTTTCGGACGACCCCGCAACCCTGGGCAAGCTCAAGGTGCAGCCCGTGGTGCTGATCGTTGCCCCCTTGTCGGGCCACTACGCCACCCTGCTGCGCGACACTGTGCGCACCATGCTCAAGGACCACAAGGTCTACATCACCGACTGGAAGAACGCACGCCTGGTACCCTTGAGCGAAGGCGAGTTCCATCTGGACGACTATGTGAACTACGTGCAGGAGTTCATCCGCCACCTGCAGGGCACCTATGGCAACTGCCACGTCATCAGCGTGTGCCAGCCCACCGTGCCGGTGCTGGCGGCCGTATCGCTGATGGCCAGCCGGGGCGAGACCACACCCCTGAGCATGACCATGATGGGCGGCCCCATTGATGCACGCCGCTCCCCCACCGCCGTGAACAACCTGGCCACCAACCGCAGCTACGAGTGGTTCGAGAACAACGTCATCTACCGCGTGCCCGAGAACTTCCCCGGCGCGGGGCGGCGCGTGTACCCCGGCTTCCTGCAGTACACCGGCTTCGTGGCGATGAACCCCGACCGCCACGCCACCAGCCACTACGACTACTTCAAGGACCTCATCAAGGGCGACGATGCCAGCGCCGAGGCCCACCGCAAGTTCTACGACGAGTACAACGCCGTGCTCGACATGGACGCGGACTACTACCTGGAAACCATCCAGACCGTGTTCCAGGACTACAAACTGGTGAACGGAACCTGGGACGTGCGTTCCCCCGACGGCAAGCTGGAGCGCGTGCGGCCCCAGGACATCAGCACCACCGCCGTATTCACGGTAGAGGGCGAGCTCGATGACATCTCTGGCTCCGGCCAGACCCATGCAGCGCACGGCCTGTGCAGCGGCCTGGCAGACAGCGAGCAACGCCACCTGGAGGTCAAGGGCGCGGGCCACTATGGCATTTTCAGTGGCCGCCGTTGGCGCGAAGTTGTCTATCCCCAGGTGCGCAGTTTCATCCTCGAACACGACAAGCCGCAATCCAGAGCCGCCCTGCCCGTCGCCGAAACACCCGATGACAGCCCGCCCCGTCGTGCTGTGGCCCCCAGCGCGCGCCTGCAGGGCGCCAAGGCGGCCGCAAAACCGGCCGCAAAACCGGCCGCAAAACCGGCCGCAAAACCTGCTGCCAAACCGGTCGCGAAAAACACCGCCAAGGCAGACACAAAGCTTGCAGCCAAACCGGCAGCTGGCGTAGCCACACGCTGGGTGACGCCTGTGCCCGCCAGCAACGGGGCGGTCGATTCGGCTGCGCCCGCCGCTGCGGATCCGGCGCCAACGCCCAAAGGCTCGCCCTCCGCGGCAGCGCCCACCGCCAGCCGCCGCGCTGCGGCCCGCAAGGCTTGACCCCC from Acidovorax sp. FHTAMBA carries:
- the phaZ gene encoding polyhydroxyalkanoate depolymerase — protein: MLYHIYETQRSLMEPFTDFAQAAAKLFSNPLSPFSETPLAQRMSAGYELLYRLGKDYEKPAFGIHSVDVDGVGVAVHERIEVDKPFCELRRFKRFSDDPATLGKLKVQPVVLIVAPLSGHYATLLRDTVRTMLKDHKVYITDWKNARLVPLSEGEFHLDDYVNYVQEFIRHLQGTYGNCHVISVCQPTVPVLAAVSLMASRGETTPLSMTMMGGPIDARRSPTAVNNLATNRSYEWFENNVIYRVPENFPGAGRRVYPGFLQYTGFVAMNPDRHATSHYDYFKDLIKGDDASAEAHRKFYDEYNAVLDMDADYYLETIQTVFQDYKLVNGTWDVRSPDGKLERVRPQDISTTAVFTVEGELDDISGSGQTHAAHGLCSGLADSEQRHLEVKGAGHYGIFSGRRWREVVYPQVRSFILEHDKPQSRAALPVAETPDDSPPRRAVAPSARLQGAKAAAKPAAKPAAKPAAKPAAKPVAKNTAKADTKLAAKPAAGVATRWVTPVPASNGAVDSAAPAAADPAPTPKGSPSAAAPTASRRAAARKA